One part of the Mesorhizobium sp. M4B.F.Ca.ET.058.02.1.1 genome encodes these proteins:
- a CDS encoding integrase core domain-containing protein, whose protein sequence is MVWRETGIMDERLRFVVDCLSGEETMSELCAAYGISRKIGYKWLGRYREFGPEGLHDRPRAPLNHGRATALDLVERIVAAKETHPLWGPKKIVARLKRAAPDLIWPSASTAGAILARHGLVSARKRTRLRACGNGPWPEPQGPNAVWTGDHKGWFRTRDGWRCEPLTVMDASSRYLLALEATGSTADAEAWPVFERLFEEHGLPDRFRSDNGPPFASAGVTGLTPLAVRFIKLGIALERIAPGKPQQNGRHERFHLTLLPLAEAPEADRAAQGHAFEAFRRSYNEERPHEALGMDTPAQHYRSSRRAMPTMPPEPDYPAEAAVRHVRHNGEIRWNGGFVYVSQALVGEAVAAAQTEDGQWALSFHAHQLGIIDTRRMTLVRCSAALTNPLGAAADK, encoded by the coding sequence ATGGTTTGGCGAGAGACTGGCATCATGGACGAGCGGCTTCGTTTTGTAGTGGATTGCCTTTCTGGCGAAGAGACGATGAGCGAGCTTTGTGCGGCCTACGGAATTTCGCGCAAGATCGGCTATAAATGGCTGGGTCGCTACCGGGAGTTTGGCCCGGAAGGTTTGCACGATCGGCCGCGAGCGCCGCTCAATCATGGCCGTGCGACAGCCCTTGATCTTGTCGAGCGGATCGTGGCGGCGAAGGAGACGCATCCGCTGTGGGGGCCCAAGAAGATCGTGGCGCGGCTCAAGCGCGCGGCTCCCGACTTGATCTGGCCGTCGGCCTCGACGGCAGGCGCTATCCTTGCACGGCATGGGCTTGTCAGCGCCCGCAAGCGGACCCGGCTGCGGGCCTGCGGCAATGGACCTTGGCCGGAGCCGCAAGGGCCGAACGCGGTGTGGACCGGCGATCACAAGGGCTGGTTCCGGACCCGTGACGGGTGGCGTTGCGAACCGTTGACGGTGATGGATGCGTCGAGCCGCTACTTGCTGGCGCTCGAAGCGACCGGCTCGACGGCGGATGCCGAGGCCTGGCCGGTATTCGAGCGGCTGTTTGAGGAGCATGGCCTGCCGGACCGGTTCCGAAGCGACAATGGCCCGCCCTTCGCGTCGGCCGGTGTCACCGGGCTGACACCGCTTGCGGTGCGCTTCATCAAACTCGGCATCGCCCTGGAGCGGATCGCGCCCGGCAAACCCCAGCAGAACGGGCGCCACGAGCGCTTTCATCTGACCCTGTTGCCGCTGGCCGAGGCACCGGAGGCCGACAGGGCGGCCCAGGGCCACGCCTTCGAGGCCTTCCGGCGCAGCTACAATGAAGAACGTCCCCATGAGGCGCTAGGCATGGACACTCCAGCCCAGCATTACAGATCCTCCCGGCGCGCCATGCCGACGATGCCGCCCGAGCCTGATTATCCGGCCGAGGCCGCGGTCCGTCATGTACGCCACAATGGCGAGATCAGGTGGAACGGCGGCTTCGTCTATGTCTCGCAGGCACTGGTTGGTGAAGCTGTCGCGGCCGCCCAAACCGAGGATGGTCAATGGGCTCTTTCCTTCCATGCACACCAGCTCGGCATCATCGACACAAGGCGTATGACGCTTGTCCGCTGCAGCGCCGCGCTAACCAATCCGCTTGGCGCTGCAGCGGACAAATAG